Genomic segment of Dactylococcopsis salina PCC 8305:
ATTAAAATCGGTGGTGTTTCTTTGCCTTGTTCTAATTCTTTTTTAAGTTGCTGATTTTCTTGAGTAATTAAAAACAGTCGGATGAGAGTAATGAACAAGAGTAAACTGAGAATCATAAAAGCGTTGGACATTAAATCGGTGAAAGATGTCCAGATATTTGTTTCTTCGGTTTCTTCTTCCCAATAGCGTTTTCGTTTCAGCATGAATATTTAAATATTATAATACTATTCTGACCAGGGATTAATAATTAATATATTGCAATCCTCAAAATCAGAAACATTACGAGTAGCTATACTAGCACCATAGGATTTTGCGATCGCTGCAATTTGAGCATCTGCCTGTGAGATTGGTTTTCCTAACTGTCTTCGTTTAGCGGCAATTTCGGAAAAAATAATTGCTGCTTTTGTATCAAAGGCTAACACTCGATTCTTAAATTCAACTTCAAACATTTTTTGCGCTGATTCTTCTAAATCATTTCTTCGTTTTCCTAATGGTAAAATAGCTAATCCATAAAGAATTTCTGCTTGAGTAATTGTAGTAGTAAATAGATTTTGAGGAGAATAAGAAGCGACCCATTTAATTACTTTTATAGAAGGATTAATTTTCATTAACTCTGAAACTACATTCGTATCTAAAATAATCATTCTTCTTCAAAACTTGGTAAATCTCGTATTGCTTCTCGTGGAATTTCTGGTAAATCAACACCTCCTAATGGTACAAATAAATCTTGAATATTACTAGCAAGATTACCTATATTTTTTT
This window contains:
- a CDS encoding type II toxin-antitoxin system VapC family toxin, encoding MIILDTNVVSELMKINPSIKVIKWVASYSPQNLFTTTITQAEILYGLAILPLGKRRNDLEESAQKMFEVEFKNRVLAFDTKAAIIFSEIAAKRRQLGKPISQADAQIAAIAKSYGASIATRNVSDFEDCNILIINPWSE